The Streptomyces aurantiacus genome includes a region encoding these proteins:
- a CDS encoding carbohydrate ABC transporter permease, with the protein MSAPSPTKAPAEDRAAEHGGPEEPRRPKGPGSSAVGRPHAAWALPGVLFFTFFAVVPMGLAFYLSFTAWDGLGDPRPVGLDNWRKLLDDDRMVQSLWLTVLLTAASWVFQTVIALLLGVWAAGRQRNRAILSAVFFVPFLLSSTAIALLFYALLDPNFGIIRENILGSSNGAFLAIVFIGAWQFIPFHTLIYQGGARQIPEVLYQAAAIDGAGRYRQFFSITLPQLRHTITTSTVLLVVGSLTYFETVLILTKGGPGTDTAILPYLMYEAGFKSYDFGYASAIASFLVLTATGLSLVLVRLTGFGHMRSTREGM; encoded by the coding sequence GTGAGCGCACCGAGCCCCACTAAGGCTCCGGCGGAGGACCGGGCCGCCGAGCACGGAGGGCCGGAGGAGCCCCGTCGGCCGAAGGGACCCGGCTCCTCCGCGGTCGGCCGCCCGCACGCCGCCTGGGCCCTTCCCGGCGTCCTCTTCTTCACCTTCTTCGCCGTGGTCCCGATGGGCCTGGCCTTCTACCTCTCGTTCACCGCCTGGGACGGCCTCGGCGACCCGCGGCCGGTCGGCCTCGACAACTGGCGCAAGCTGCTCGACGACGACCGGATGGTCCAGTCCCTGTGGCTGACCGTCCTGCTGACGGCGGCGAGCTGGGTCTTCCAGACCGTGATCGCCCTGCTGCTCGGCGTCTGGGCGGCGGGCCGCCAGCGCAACCGGGCGATCCTCTCGGCGGTCTTCTTCGTCCCGTTCCTGCTCTCGTCGACGGCGATCGCGCTGCTCTTCTACGCCCTGCTCGACCCGAACTTCGGCATCATCCGGGAGAACATCCTGGGTTCCTCCAACGGCGCGTTCCTCGCGATCGTCTTCATCGGCGCCTGGCAGTTCATCCCCTTCCACACCCTGATCTACCAGGGCGGGGCCCGCCAGATACCCGAGGTGCTCTACCAGGCGGCGGCGATCGACGGCGCGGGCCGCTACCGCCAGTTCTTCTCGATCACGCTCCCGCAGCTGCGCCACACCATCACGACGTCCACCGTCCTGCTGGTCGTCGGCTCGCTCACGTACTTCGAGACCGTGCTGATCCTCACCAAGGGCGGCCCGGGCACTGACACGGCGATCCTGCCGTACCTGATGTACGAGGCGGGCTTCAAGAGCTACGACTTCGGCTACGCCAGCGCCATCGCGTCGTTCCTGGTGCTGACGGCCACGGGTCTGTCCCTGGTCCTCGTACGACTGACCGGCTTCGGCCACATGCGCAGCACCCGCGAAGGGATGTGA
- a CDS encoding ABC transporter substrate-binding protein: protein MESISGRSNGGQPTGGGLGGRTFSRRWVLGAGATTLLTTGLTACGSSDGSGGGSETIDAFTYGDDAVKVQAAAVDRFNKSAAAKSAKGKVKLVKVPGADYTAKLRTAMGSPSAPDVFFNWGGGSIRAYQEAKQLLDLTDTIEGDPVLKNGFLPAVLAAGDLGGRHYGVPMRGMQPVILFYNKAVFAEHKLQPPTTWDELQGINAKLKAAGITPFALGGADTWTELMWLEYLVDRIGGPEVFAKIQAGDSSAWGDPAVLKAAETIKELIDDDVFGSKFSSVSYVNGGAPAVFAKGKAAMHLMGSWEYSTQLGKFPSFAKKNLGWCAFPTVEGGTGDIRNVVGNPTNYWSVNARTQNKDAAIAFLKDCASQTYAKALVANGDIPTTAGAAELLDASPNPQFAKFQYEMVEKAPAFTLSWDQALGADIATPMLTEINKLFVGQSSPSEFVSALKELK, encoded by the coding sequence ACCCTGCTCACCACCGGGCTCACCGCCTGCGGCTCCAGTGACGGTTCCGGCGGGGGCAGCGAGACGATCGACGCCTTCACGTACGGGGACGACGCGGTGAAGGTCCAGGCCGCGGCGGTCGACCGCTTCAACAAGTCCGCGGCCGCCAAGTCGGCCAAGGGCAAGGTGAAGCTGGTGAAGGTCCCGGGTGCGGACTACACGGCCAAGCTCCGTACGGCGATGGGCTCCCCGAGCGCCCCGGACGTCTTCTTCAACTGGGGCGGCGGCTCCATCAGGGCGTACCAGGAGGCGAAGCAGCTCCTCGACCTGACCGACACCATCGAGGGCGATCCGGTCCTGAAGAACGGCTTCCTGCCCGCGGTGCTCGCGGCCGGTGACCTCGGCGGCCGCCACTACGGCGTCCCGATGCGCGGCATGCAGCCGGTGATCCTCTTCTACAACAAGGCCGTCTTCGCCGAGCACAAGCTCCAACCGCCCACCACCTGGGACGAGTTGCAGGGCATCAACGCCAAGCTGAAGGCCGCGGGGATCACCCCGTTCGCGCTCGGCGGGGCGGACACCTGGACCGAGCTGATGTGGCTGGAGTACCTCGTCGACCGCATCGGCGGACCGGAGGTCTTCGCGAAGATCCAGGCCGGCGACTCGTCCGCCTGGGGCGACCCGGCCGTCCTCAAGGCCGCCGAGACGATCAAGGAACTGATCGACGACGACGTCTTCGGCTCCAAGTTCAGCTCGGTGTCGTACGTCAACGGCGGCGCCCCCGCGGTCTTCGCCAAGGGCAAGGCGGCGATGCACCTGATGGGTTCGTGGGAGTACTCGACCCAGCTCGGCAAGTTCCCGTCCTTCGCGAAGAAGAACCTGGGCTGGTGCGCGTTCCCCACGGTCGAGGGCGGCACCGGCGACATCCGCAACGTCGTCGGCAACCCCACCAACTACTGGTCCGTCAACGCCCGTACGCAGAACAAGGACGCGGCGATCGCCTTCCTGAAGGACTGCGCCTCGCAGACGTACGCGAAGGCGCTGGTCGCCAACGGCGACATCCCGACGACCGCCGGCGCGGCCGAACTGCTCGACGCCTCGCCCAACCCGCAGTTCGCCAAGTTCCAGTACGAGATGGTCGAGAAGGCACCGGCCTTCACGCTCTCCTGGGACCAGGCGCTCGGCGCCGACATCGCGACGCCGATGCTCACCGAGATCAACAAGCTGTTCGTCGGACAGTCCTCGCCGAGCGAGTTCGTGTCGGCGCTCAAGGAGCTGAAGTGA